CCACCTCCCTTCCCGAGGAGATGGGCGGGGTCCGCAACTGGGACTACCGCTACTGCTGGCTGCGCGACTCCACCCTCACCCTCGGCGCCCTCCTGGCGGCCGGCTACCAGGACGAGGCCGAGGCCTGGCGCAACTGGCTGCTGCGCGCCGTCGCGGGCGATCCGGCGGACCTCCAGATCATGTACGGGCTGGCGGGCGAGCGCCGGCTGCCCGAGTGCGAGCTGCCCTGGCTGACCGGCTACGCGGACTCCAGGCCCGTACGCATCGGCAACGGCGCCGTGGACCAGCTCCAGCTGGACGTCTACGGCGAGGTCATGGACTCGCTGTCGCTGGCCCGGACCTCGGGCATGTCGCCCCGGCCGCACATGTGGTCGTTGCAGTGCGCGCTGATGAAGTGGCTCTGCGACAACTGGCGGCAGCCGGACGAGGGACTGTGGGAGGTGCGCGGTGGCCGGCGCCAGTTCGTGCACTCCAAGGTGATGGTGTGGGTGGCCGCCGACCGGGCCGTCCGGGCGATGGAGGAGTACCCCGACCTGAGCGGTGACCTGGCGGGCTGGCGGGCGCTGCGCGACGAGGTGCACCGCGAGGTGTGCGAGCGGGGCTACGACCCGGAGCGGGGCACGTTCACCCAGTCCTACGGCTCGCGCGACCTGGACGCCTCCCTGCTGCTCATCCCGCGCGTCGGCTTCCTGCCGCCGGACGACCCGCGCGTGGTCGGGACCGTCGACGCGGTCCGTGCGGAGCTCGGGCGCGGCGGTCTGCTGCGCCGCTACAGCACGGACGGCGCGACCGTCGACGGCCTGCCGGGCGACGAGGGCACCTTCCTGGCCTGCTCGTTCTGGCTCGCGGACGCCCTGCACATGACGGGCCGTACGGAGGAGGCGCGGGAGCTGTTCGAACGGCTCGTGGGCCTGGCCAACGACGTGGGTCTGCTGGCGGAGGAGTACGACCCGACGACCGGCCGGCACCTCGGCAACTTCCCGCAGGCCTTCAGTCACATCGGCCTGGTGAACACCGCCCTCGCCCTGTTCGGCACGAAGGAGGCAGGATAGGGGCCATGGATCTTGGACTGAAGGACCGGGTGTACGTGGTCACCGGGGCGACGCGCGGCCTCGGCAACGCCGCCGCGCGCGAGCTCGTCGCGGACGGCGCGAAGGTGGTGCTCACCGGGCGGGACGAGAAGCGCGTCGCGGACGCCGCCGCCGAGCTGGGGCCGAACGCGGTCGGGCTCGCCGTGGACAACGCCGACCCCGGGGCGGCGGCGCGGCTGATCGCGGCGGCGCGCGATGCCTTCGGCGGCTTCGAC
The sequence above is a segment of the Streptomyces asoensis genome. Coding sequences within it:
- a CDS encoding glycoside hydrolase family 15 protein — translated: MHPRIESYALIGDEQTAALVGIDGSVDWLCLPRFDSGACFARLLGDEENGHWRIAPRGVQGPCTRRAYRPDTLVLDTEWETDEGAIRVTDLMPQRDQAPDVVRIVEGLRGRVTVRSTLRLRFDYGWIIPWMRRADGHRVAIGGPDAVWLRSEPKVRTWGEDFTTYSEFTVAEGESVAFVLTWHPSHESRPPLVDPWEALRVSVDDWQAWAARCRYDGPHRDAVVRSLITLKALTYVPTGGIVAALTTSLPEEMGGVRNWDYRYCWLRDSTLTLGALLAAGYQDEAEAWRNWLLRAVAGDPADLQIMYGLAGERRLPECELPWLTGYADSRPVRIGNGAVDQLQLDVYGEVMDSLSLARTSGMSPRPHMWSLQCALMKWLCDNWRQPDEGLWEVRGGRRQFVHSKVMVWVAADRAVRAMEEYPDLSGDLAGWRALRDEVHREVCERGYDPERGTFTQSYGSRDLDASLLLIPRVGFLPPDDPRVVGTVDAVRAELGRGGLLRRYSTDGATVDGLPGDEGTFLACSFWLADALHMTGRTEEARELFERLVGLANDVGLLAEEYDPTTGRHLGNFPQAFSHIGLVNTALALFGTKEAG